Proteins encoded in a region of the Hirundo rustica isolate bHirRus1 chromosome 10, bHirRus1.pri.v3, whole genome shotgun sequence genome:
- the MFSD1 gene encoding major facilitator superfamily domain-containing protein 1 isoform X1 produces MCFLGFGSYFCYDNPAALQTQVQRDMKVNTAQFMALYAWYSWPNVVLCFFGGFLIDRVFGIRLGTVIFSIFVCVGQVVFALGAFFNTFWLMEVGRFIFGIGGESLAVAQNTYAVSWFKGKELNLVFGLQLSMARIGSTVNMNIMGWIYSRVQHLLGCAGPSTLGLALLIGGVTCLFSLSCALVLAYLDRRAEKLLCKEQGRTGEVIKLTDVKDFSLSLWLIFVICVCYYAAVFPFIGLGKVFFIEKFRFSPQEASAINSIVYIISAPMSPVFGLLVDKVGKNIIWVLCAVVTTLASHVMLAFTFWNPWIAMCLLGVAYSLLACALWPMVAFVVPEHQLGTAYGFMQSIQNLGLAVIAIAAGMILDTRGYLFLEVFFSACVCLSLIAVVMLYFVNHLTGGDLNWSAKKRAKLQKAAASEAEEQERLRRQNDDDLAKLLPKADAFSLRNKYLSKLGAQLPAHYSSCFSTLAHRSVLK; encoded by the exons ATGTGCTTCCTGGGGTTCG gcagctACTTCTGCTACGACAACCCCGCCGCTCTCCAAACGCAGGTTCAGCGG GACATGAAGGTGAACACAGCCCAGTTCATGGCACTCTATGCCTGGTATTCCTGGCCCAACGTGGTGCTGTGCTTCTTCGGAGGTTTCCTCATAGACAGAGTGTTTGGGATCCG GTTGGGCACTGTAATATTCAGCATCTTCGTGTGTGTTGGGCAG GTGGTTTTCGCTCTGGGAGCATTCTTCAACACGTTCTGGCTGATGGAAGTGGGCAGGTTCATATTTGG GATCGGTGGCGAGTCCCTGGCGGTGGCTCAGAACACGTATGCGGTGAGCTGGTTCAAGGGCAAGGAGTTAAACCTGGTGTTTGGGTTGCAGCTCAGCATGGCCAGGATT GGGAGCACGGTGAACATGAATATTATGGGATGGATCTACTCCAGAGTTCAGCatctcctgggctgtgctggtccCAGCACCCTCGGCCTGGCTCTGCTCATAG GTGGAGTCACTTGTCTCTTCTCACTGAGCTGTGCTTTAGTCCTGGCTTACCTggacaggagagcagagaagctGCTTTGTAAGGAGCAGGGGAGAACAG GAGAAGTGATCAAGCTGACGGATGTGAAGGatttctccctgtccctgtggctcATCTTTGTCATCTGTGTCTGTTACTACGCTGCCGTTTTCCCTTTCATTGGCCTTGGCAA ggttttctttattgaaaaattcagattttcccCTCAAGAAGCCAGTGCAATTAACAG caTCGTGTACATCATCTCGGCTCCCATGTCGCCCGTGTTTGGCCTTCTGGTGGATAAAGTTGGCAAGAACATCATCTGGGTGCTGTGTGCCGTGGTCACCACGCTGGCCTCGCACGTCATGCTGGCCTTCACCTTCTGGAACCCCTGGATAGCCATG tgcctgcTGGGTGTGGCCTATTCCCTGCTGGCCTGTGCCCTCTGGCCCATGGTGGCCTTCGTCGTCCCCGAGCACCAGCTGGGAACTGCCTATGGCTT CATGCAGTCCATCCAGAACCTGGGCCTGGCAGTGATTGCCATAGCAGCTGGCATGATCCTGGACACCAGGGGCTACCTGTTCCTCGAGGTCTTCTTCAGTGCCTGTGTCTGCT TGTCCCTGATAGCTGTGGTCATGCTGTACTTTGTGAATCACCTCACAG GTGGTGATCTCAACTGGTCTGCAAAGAAAAGGgcaaaactgcagaaagcagctgcttCAGA AGCAGAAGAGCAGGAGAGGCTCAGACGGCAGAACGACGATGATTTGGCAAAATTGCTGCCAAAAGCTGATGCCTTTAGTTTAAGGAATAAATACCTGTCCAAACTTGGAGCTCAG ctcccagctcattACTCCTCCTGTTTCTCCACGCTGGCCCACAGAAGTGTGTTGAAATAG
- the MFSD1 gene encoding major facilitator superfamily domain-containing protein 1 isoform X2 — protein MCFLGFGSYFCYDNPAALQTQVQRDMKVNTAQFMALYAWYSWPNVVLCFFGGFLIDRVFGIRLGTVIFSIFVCVGQVVFALGAFFNTFWLMEVGRFIFGIGGESLAVAQNTYAVSWFKGKELNLVFGLQLSMARIGSTVNMNIMGWIYSRVQHLLGCAGPSTLGLALLIGGVTCLFSLSCALVLAYLDRRAEKLLCKEQGRTGEVIKLTDVKDFSLSLWLIFVICVCYYAAVFPFIGLGKVFFIEKFRFSPQEASAINSIVYIISAPMSPVFGLLVDKVGKNIIWVLCAVVTTLASHVMLAFTFWNPWIAMCLLGVAYSLLACALWPMVAFVVPEHQLGTAYGFMQSIQNLGLAVIAIAAGMILDTRGYLFLEVFFSACVCLSLIAVVMLYFVNHLTGGDLNWSAKKRAKLQKAAASEKES, from the exons ATGTGCTTCCTGGGGTTCG gcagctACTTCTGCTACGACAACCCCGCCGCTCTCCAAACGCAGGTTCAGCGG GACATGAAGGTGAACACAGCCCAGTTCATGGCACTCTATGCCTGGTATTCCTGGCCCAACGTGGTGCTGTGCTTCTTCGGAGGTTTCCTCATAGACAGAGTGTTTGGGATCCG GTTGGGCACTGTAATATTCAGCATCTTCGTGTGTGTTGGGCAG GTGGTTTTCGCTCTGGGAGCATTCTTCAACACGTTCTGGCTGATGGAAGTGGGCAGGTTCATATTTGG GATCGGTGGCGAGTCCCTGGCGGTGGCTCAGAACACGTATGCGGTGAGCTGGTTCAAGGGCAAGGAGTTAAACCTGGTGTTTGGGTTGCAGCTCAGCATGGCCAGGATT GGGAGCACGGTGAACATGAATATTATGGGATGGATCTACTCCAGAGTTCAGCatctcctgggctgtgctggtccCAGCACCCTCGGCCTGGCTCTGCTCATAG GTGGAGTCACTTGTCTCTTCTCACTGAGCTGTGCTTTAGTCCTGGCTTACCTggacaggagagcagagaagctGCTTTGTAAGGAGCAGGGGAGAACAG GAGAAGTGATCAAGCTGACGGATGTGAAGGatttctccctgtccctgtggctcATCTTTGTCATCTGTGTCTGTTACTACGCTGCCGTTTTCCCTTTCATTGGCCTTGGCAA ggttttctttattgaaaaattcagattttcccCTCAAGAAGCCAGTGCAATTAACAG caTCGTGTACATCATCTCGGCTCCCATGTCGCCCGTGTTTGGCCTTCTGGTGGATAAAGTTGGCAAGAACATCATCTGGGTGCTGTGTGCCGTGGTCACCACGCTGGCCTCGCACGTCATGCTGGCCTTCACCTTCTGGAACCCCTGGATAGCCATG tgcctgcTGGGTGTGGCCTATTCCCTGCTGGCCTGTGCCCTCTGGCCCATGGTGGCCTTCGTCGTCCCCGAGCACCAGCTGGGAACTGCCTATGGCTT CATGCAGTCCATCCAGAACCTGGGCCTGGCAGTGATTGCCATAGCAGCTGGCATGATCCTGGACACCAGGGGCTACCTGTTCCTCGAGGTCTTCTTCAGTGCCTGTGTCTGCT TGTCCCTGATAGCTGTGGTCATGCTGTACTTTGTGAATCACCTCACAG GTGGTGATCTCAACTGGTCTGCAAAGAAAAGGgcaaaactgcagaaagcagctgcttCAGA AAAGGAAAGTTGA
- the MFSD1 gene encoding major facilitator superfamily domain-containing protein 1 isoform X3, with amino-acid sequence MCFLGFGSYFCYDNPAALQTQVQRDMKVNTAQFMALYAWYSWPNVVLCFFGGFLIDRVFGIRLGTVIFSIFVCVGQVVFALGAFFNTFWLMEVGRFIFGIGGESLAVAQNTYAVSWFKGKELNLVFGLQLSMARIGSTVNMNIMGWIYSRVQHLLGCAGPSTLGLALLIGGVTCLFSLSCALVLAYLDRRAEKLLCKEQGRTGEVIKLTDVKDFSLSLWLIFVICVCYYAAVFPFIGLGKVFFIEKFRFSPQEASAINSIVYIISAPMSPVFGLLVDKVGKNIIWVLCAVVTTLASHVMLAFTFWNPWIAMCLLGVAYSLLACALWPMVAFVVPEHQLGTAYGFMQSIQNLGLAVIAIAAGMILDTRGYLFLEVFFSACVCLSLIAVVMLYFVNHLTGGDLNWSAKKRAKLQKAAASE; translated from the exons ATGTGCTTCCTGGGGTTCG gcagctACTTCTGCTACGACAACCCCGCCGCTCTCCAAACGCAGGTTCAGCGG GACATGAAGGTGAACACAGCCCAGTTCATGGCACTCTATGCCTGGTATTCCTGGCCCAACGTGGTGCTGTGCTTCTTCGGAGGTTTCCTCATAGACAGAGTGTTTGGGATCCG GTTGGGCACTGTAATATTCAGCATCTTCGTGTGTGTTGGGCAG GTGGTTTTCGCTCTGGGAGCATTCTTCAACACGTTCTGGCTGATGGAAGTGGGCAGGTTCATATTTGG GATCGGTGGCGAGTCCCTGGCGGTGGCTCAGAACACGTATGCGGTGAGCTGGTTCAAGGGCAAGGAGTTAAACCTGGTGTTTGGGTTGCAGCTCAGCATGGCCAGGATT GGGAGCACGGTGAACATGAATATTATGGGATGGATCTACTCCAGAGTTCAGCatctcctgggctgtgctggtccCAGCACCCTCGGCCTGGCTCTGCTCATAG GTGGAGTCACTTGTCTCTTCTCACTGAGCTGTGCTTTAGTCCTGGCTTACCTggacaggagagcagagaagctGCTTTGTAAGGAGCAGGGGAGAACAG GAGAAGTGATCAAGCTGACGGATGTGAAGGatttctccctgtccctgtggctcATCTTTGTCATCTGTGTCTGTTACTACGCTGCCGTTTTCCCTTTCATTGGCCTTGGCAA ggttttctttattgaaaaattcagattttcccCTCAAGAAGCCAGTGCAATTAACAG caTCGTGTACATCATCTCGGCTCCCATGTCGCCCGTGTTTGGCCTTCTGGTGGATAAAGTTGGCAAGAACATCATCTGGGTGCTGTGTGCCGTGGTCACCACGCTGGCCTCGCACGTCATGCTGGCCTTCACCTTCTGGAACCCCTGGATAGCCATG tgcctgcTGGGTGTGGCCTATTCCCTGCTGGCCTGTGCCCTCTGGCCCATGGTGGCCTTCGTCGTCCCCGAGCACCAGCTGGGAACTGCCTATGGCTT CATGCAGTCCATCCAGAACCTGGGCCTGGCAGTGATTGCCATAGCAGCTGGCATGATCCTGGACACCAGGGGCTACCTGTTCCTCGAGGTCTTCTTCAGTGCCTGTGTCTGCT TGTCCCTGATAGCTGTGGTCATGCTGTACTTTGTGAATCACCTCACAG GTGGTGATCTCAACTGGTCTGCAAAGAAAAGGgcaaaactgcagaaagcagctgcttCAGAGTAA